tagtcttacttggtcttggtgtatctatgtagatcaatttagaattgagggagtacatgattagccataagtgctacaatagctcacatgtgctaatgacggattaattaggcttaaaggATTCGTCTCACGttttccaagcgagttatgaaattagttttttcattcgtgtctaaaaactccttccgacatccggtcaaacatccgatatgatatccaaaaaattttcttttcgtgaactaaacaggccctgacTGATACTACCGTACTACTCCTACacaaaaatatggattttttctttttcttttgtgaaattttttatttttaattttaaaaataaaatcttcaaaaacttattttgagattcTAAACTTATTTCGAGATCACATTAGTCCGTCTaacgtgaaaaaaaaatattgacacTGCACACAATTCAGCTTACGTGGCCTAAAGATTCATgtcttgaaaataagttttaaaagaGTTCattcttaaaatttaaaattaaaaaggtaaAAAGAAATCCAATAGCATGGCCATGCAATGCAGGCAGGAAAAATATGTAATGCAAACCACATATATAgtgaaaacttaaaaattaccgttggatcgagaaatggacgtccgagatcGTCCACGTCACcgtgagttaaaatttaactcccaataaaattttaactcatgagtgaatccacgagttaaattttaactcatggtgacatggacgaatctcggacgtccatttctcgatccaacgacAGTTTTCAAGTTTCTACTATATACGTGGTCTGTACTACATATTTTCGTAGCTGCCTGAAACGGTAAACACTGCAGCTGCCTGCGAGCAGCGTGAGGCACTGTTCGGTTAACCTTAAAGAAAGTGGAAATAATTAAAGGGAGTTTATTTCGTACATATGATGATGGAAAATTCTGCGTTCGTCCAATCCCTCtctttcgttttccgcgcgtacTTTTTTTAACTACTTAACTGTGTGTTTTTTAACAAGATtgctatacgaaagttgtttaaaaaaatcatattgatctatttttttaaaaaatagttaatacttaattaattatgcgctaatgaaTCGCTCCATTTTTCGTCCAGAGGGAATGATTTTCCATAGGGCCGGGGGTGGTGCACGGTGGACTGGGTGCAGGGGGGGTTGTGTACGGCGAGGAGGTCTGGGACTCTGGGAGACTGGGGTGGTGGTGCGCTTCTGCCAACTCGGGGCCGGGGTGGTTGCGTTTGCGTCTTGCGGTGCCAACGCCCTTGCGCCTTTTGCGGTTTGGACCCTATCCGGCACTGTGGCTTCTGATGGGGTTTTacccattttctttttctcctctttctaaAAGTTTCTCTTCTGTGTTGTGTATGTTTGGTAGGTTGACCTGTGTGAGTAGCAAGGTGTGATAGCtgaccttttcttcttttttttgagaactctGACCTGGGTTTTTCGGCTCATTTTCTAAGGCTTTGTGAAAGTTTGGAACATGCCAGCGTTTTTCACGtgtttttcaaaattaatttggCCCAAATTCGTATTAAAAACACgcaggaatatatatatatatatatttgaaatggagggaggaaGTGATATCTCCTTGAGATGGTTGGCGATGTGTACATGTAAGTCTTGATTGTCAGATGTATATCGGTTTTTATATATGGGTCgataaaaatattatgaaatatcGGTTAGCTCGATTAGTTATGTACAAAATCTTTCTCGGTGGTTAAATTTCTAGCAAATAGGGAATCAAAGGTGGTTTTTCTGTTAGCAGGACTAATTaggcttcaaaaaagccaggTCCTCAAATTATTGGTGTTCATATTCATTTTTGTATGGACTTTTTTTTGCCAAAGTGAGAAATTTAATTAACAAGACCACCGTATCAACGAGTATCCACTTTCTACGCTAGGTAAGGTAACATGCTATTGTGATGAATTTAGCTGCTTCAAGGAATTAATGCTAAACGACATTATCTTTGATATTAACTTATCAATGCAATCGGTACTGGAAGAGAGGATATCCTAGGATTTGTTTAGTGAATCAATTTGAGATGTTGAGTCTTCGATTGAAGTTATTAACTATAGTACGAAGCAGCACATTGTATATAGAACAACCAGGTGTAGATCCAGAAAGGAGAGGTTGaataaactatacaaaactatATAACCTTTTTAATAGATGTATGACAGAAAATTTTAGCGGGGCTTAAATAGAGACTTCCATGGTTAAAACGTTGGTAGTGAGGGGTCGGAGGTTCGAGACCCTGCCGCCCCATGGTAGATTCGCCACTGAGCACAACTACTATCTCCAAATACAGGACATGATAATTTTCGATCATTTCCAGTAAAACCATGGATCAAGATCCAATGAATAGACTGTTAAAGCAGGAGATACTACCAACATAAACGACTCATTCCTCATTATTTCTATATCCCCTCACACTATTTATTGTATGCTTCACCACTTTACATGGCTTCCTTATCATGCGTAAAACATAACCTCATAACTAGCAACCAACTAATTGTGTAGTTCTCATTTTACCATAGTTCAATTTAATAAACAACTGTAACTAACCCCCTTTAACAATAGCTAGGTGGGCAGAGAATAACCTACAAAATCCAACACTATGAAACCACCAACACTGAAGGTCAAAACTATTGTTTGTCTAACCATCCCATAGGTTACCCgaaaagaataagccaaaatcaaaatttgaattttagaacattaaaatagttttaaaacTTTAAGTTGAAAGTAAATACTttcaacttatttttttatattagcttttatgataaaaaatatataaattttttacatataatttttttattcattaCTAAACCGTTACGACTTATAAATACTTTTGGGTAATTGATGAGTCCATAACTTTTCCCCCCTACTCCATCAGAGCCATTGTTTGGCTGATTTTAAGTATAAGCGAAAcggtatatttataaataaaaactaatttgtaaataaaacttttatatacgtgttcttagcaatctaaaaggctaaaaaataaacttcgatgaaaaaccttaaaatcagcttcaaatttaaggttgaaaatttaaattttaactgataagtataagtataagcgaaaatatGAGCCCGCATAAACCGGTAATCAGGGAGTAATTGGAAAGTCAGGGGTACAGACGTAAGACCACAATAAAACGAGGGGCTAACCATCAAAACaacccttcccctccctctctcacacggcctcatccatccatccccacCTGAGCTCCCACCGGAGAAAACCACAAAACCACCCACCCCAAAAAAACCAACCCCCTCCGCGATCCCCATTTCAAAAtaaccccgccgcctccgcctccgcctccgccgccgccgccgacgaggaggggTCACCGATGTTGTCCGACCAGGAGCTGGCCCGGTACGTGGAGTCGTTCGTGCGCCAGGCGGCGGCCGTCCcgggcgccgtggcggcggcggggggcatATCGGCGGAGTCCGTGGCGCGCCAGCTCGGCCCCCAGCTCGGCCTCGACCTCACCCCCAAGGCCCCCCTCATCCGCGACAtcctcctcgccctcttctCCCCCCCGCCGCAGGGGGCCCCCTTcacctcctccgctccctccccctccgcctccgcctccgcctccgccgccgctgctggccaCTTCTtctcccagcagcagcagcagcagcagctgcagacGTTCCTGACGGCGTCGCAGCAGTACcagcaccgcggcggcgcgggggccgccgcggcgccaccgtcggcgtacggcgtcgcggcggcggcggcggggtacaGGTACGGGCAGCCGTTCCCGCAGGACGAAGGGGCGCATCTGCAGAGGCTCGTCCAGATGCAtcatcaccagcagcagcagcagcagcagcagcagcagatggcggcggcggcggcgggggtggccgCTGCGCCGCCCACGGCTGTGGAGAGCCCGCGCCCCGCGGCGGCATCGAAGAAAGAGAGGTGGTGCCTCCCACGCTTTGTTTTTCCTCTTCGATTTCCCATACCTTCGCTTCGAGTTAGGGTTTGGATTAGATGTTCTTTTAGGTTCTCGCTCcgatttttcagatttggttgGCGCATTGAGGTTAGGTCAAGACTAAAAACGCtactactagtttttttttctctttaacgCTCACAAAGTTCTTGATGAGTTTAATCTTTATTACTACTGTGGATCGAGATATTTATCACGATGATTTAGTGGGGGTGGGGTAATCTGGAAGGAACTGGTTTCCGAGCGATTCAATTGGTTTGCCTGCTTGTACTACATCTTTAATGTCCACGGACGCTTGTGGAATCACTTCTAGTGTACTTGAGAAAATCTTTGAATACTGCCGTAGGGATGTCAACCATACCAGCATAATTAATGCCTCTGAACTTGTTGGGGGGCAATAATGGATCCCGTCATTCTCCTCAAAATGATTGCCATGCAAGCAACCTCCTTTGGCCTAGAAACTAAGAATCGTAACAATAAAGTTCATTGTGCTAAACAAATGGATTTTCCATATTATTTCATCTGGAAACTGGAATTTAACCTCCAGATCATATTTATCATGTTTGTTTACTCCACTTGAGTAACTTCCAAATCATATTATTTGTGTTTACTTCATTTAGATTGACTTTCAAAAAAGGAACTTCTCTTAGATTTGCTATTCGGCATGTGCTTGTTCAGACATAATGTCCAAGAAGCATCAGTGTGTCTTTATGGAAGAATGTTCCTGATATGAAATCCGGTGTACAGACTATGAGAGAGATAAATGTGCCCTTATCTTGCTAAATGCTAGCATATTTTACTGCTCGGTCTATTcattgaaccttttttttttccttggtcGTGTTTACGAACCAGTGCAAGTACTGGAGTAAAGAGAAGAGGTGGTCCAGGTGGGCTAAACAAAGTCTGTGGTGTTTCTCCTGAGCTGCAAGCTATTGTTGGTGAACCAACCATGGCTAGAACTGAGGTTTGTTCTGCTGGCTCACCTCTCTAGTGAATTATCTTGTATTAACTATTACATCATGTATGAAACCCTGACGTTGTGACTCAACTGCAGATCGTTAAGCAGCTTTGGGCATACATTCGCAGGAACAACTTGCAGGACCCAAACAATAAGAGAAAGATTATCTGCAATGATGAGC
The Oryza glaberrima chromosome 8, OglaRS2, whole genome shotgun sequence DNA segment above includes these coding regions:
- the LOC127782447 gene encoding uncharacterized protein LOC127782447 codes for the protein MLSDQELARYVESFVRQAAAVPGAVAAAGGISAESVARQLGPQLGLDLTPKAPLIRDILLALFSPPPQGAPFTSSAPSPSASASASAAAAGHFFSQQQQQQQLQTFLTASQQYQHRGGAGAAAAPPSAYGVAAAAAGYRYGQPFPQDEGAHLQRLVQMHHHQQQQQQQQQQMAAAAAGVAAAPPTAVESPRPAAASKKESASTGVKRRGGPGGLNKVCGVSPELQAIVGEPTMARTEIVKQLWAYIRRNNLQDPNNKRKIICNDELRLVFETDSTDMFKMNKLLAKHIRPLEAKKDSNRDSKKLKPVDSEPISPAETDVNQLPIILSDALVSFFGTGEKEMPSSEAVKRVWDHIKSNNLEDPANPTMILCDSKLKQLFGCESLTAVSVSELLSQHLFKQPNKL